The following are encoded in a window of Solirubrobacterales bacterium genomic DNA:
- a CDS encoding GMC family oxidoreductase: MAPGFGALPPAASAGGLPHSRHKDAVEVAEPVNRYLGTMPRRSVKQVKLALWVLEWLPFPWRFSRASLEARQDFLRRLEGSSLPRAADLLLFLKVLAGLGYGNDGRVQAAVGYTMRCEVADGAPRPDAHLGLGELSPPTGGEECDVAIVGSGAGGAVAATILAEAGLEVVVLEAGPYLDRHTYPDEPLAALAALYRDGGLTIAEGRPAIPTPVGRAVGGTTVINSGTCFRAPEHVLGAWATEHGIEWATDLIGEYEAAEEMLRVRPVDPERMGRNGQLLREGADALGVRHRPLQRNAGACFVCSSCPAGCRLDAKQAMHVSYLPRAVAAGARVRAQVEARRVVFERERATGIECVARVNGRARPFTLRARRAVVLAGGAFGTPELLLRSGFSSPSRQLGHNLRIHPACWVGARFAEEVRGWDGVMQSYAVDEWEDQGILLEATFTPLAFGAQWLPGTGVEHAERVLAYDRIASTGVHLSDQSAGRVGLARDGSLRITYRLTDDDAARLSFGIARAAELFYAAGAREVYPQIAGIPAIPKDRIADLDTSPPAAGALRLEAFHPMGTARMDADPGAGVVATDGAVRGADSLYVADGSLLPSSIGVNPMMTIIAMASRVSRQLADRLN, translated from the coding sequence ATGGCGCCGGGCTTTGGGGCGCTTCCCCCGGCCGCCAGCGCGGGCGGGCTGCCCCACTCGCGGCACAAGGACGCGGTCGAGGTGGCCGAGCCGGTCAACCGTTACCTGGGGACCATGCCGAGGCGCAGCGTGAAGCAGGTCAAGCTCGCCCTCTGGGTCCTCGAATGGCTCCCCTTCCCGTGGCGGTTCAGCCGCGCGAGCCTGGAGGCGCGGCAGGACTTCCTCCGCCGTCTCGAGGGTTCGAGCCTGCCGCGCGCTGCGGATCTGCTGCTCTTCCTCAAGGTCCTCGCTGGCCTCGGTTACGGAAACGACGGGCGGGTGCAGGCGGCGGTTGGCTACACGATGCGGTGTGAGGTCGCCGATGGCGCGCCGAGGCCGGACGCCCACCTGGGCCTCGGTGAGTTGAGCCCGCCTACGGGCGGCGAGGAATGCGATGTCGCGATCGTCGGCTCGGGCGCGGGCGGGGCGGTCGCGGCGACCATCCTCGCGGAGGCCGGGCTGGAGGTCGTGGTGCTCGAGGCCGGTCCGTACCTGGACCGGCACACCTATCCCGACGAGCCTCTCGCCGCGCTCGCCGCGCTCTACCGCGACGGCGGCCTGACGATCGCCGAGGGCCGGCCCGCGATCCCGACGCCGGTCGGTCGCGCCGTTGGCGGGACGACGGTGATCAATTCGGGCACCTGCTTCCGGGCGCCTGAGCACGTGCTCGGCGCCTGGGCGACCGAGCATGGAATCGAATGGGCCACCGATCTGATTGGTGAGTACGAGGCAGCCGAGGAGATGCTCCGCGTGCGCCCTGTCGATCCCGAGCGGATGGGGCGCAACGGCCAGCTCCTCCGCGAGGGTGCCGACGCACTGGGAGTCCGCCACCGGCCCCTACAGCGAAACGCCGGCGCCTGCTTCGTGTGCAGCTCCTGTCCGGCCGGGTGCCGCTTGGACGCCAAGCAGGCAATGCATGTCTCCTACCTGCCGCGAGCGGTCGCGGCCGGCGCGCGGGTTCGAGCGCAAGTGGAAGCTCGGCGGGTGGTCTTCGAGCGCGAACGGGCCACAGGCATCGAGTGCGTCGCGCGCGTCAACGGCCGGGCCCGGCCGTTCACCCTCCGTGCCCGGCGGGCGGTCGTCTTGGCGGGCGGCGCCTTCGGGACCCCGGAGCTCCTGTTGCGGTCGGGCTTCAGCTCGCCGAGCCGACAGCTGGGCCACAACCTTCGCATTCATCCGGCGTGCTGGGTCGGTGCCCGCTTCGCCGAGGAGGTGCGCGGCTGGGACGGCGTGATGCAGAGCTACGCGGTGGACGAGTGGGAGGATCAGGGCATCCTGCTGGAGGCCACGTTCACCCCGCTTGCATTCGGCGCGCAATGGCTTCCGGGCACAGGAGTCGAGCACGCCGAGCGCGTGCTCGCATATGACCGGATCGCCTCGACCGGCGTCCATCTCTCGGATCAGTCCGCTGGGCGGGTGGGCCTCGCCCGCGACGGCTCGCTGCGCATCACCTATCGCCTTACGGATGACGACGCTGCCCGGCTGAGCTTCGGGATCGCGCGCGCGGCCGAGCTCTTCTACGCTGCGGGCGCCCGCGAGGTCTATCCGCAGATCGCCGGGATCCCAGCGATCCCCAAAGATCGGATCGCGGACCTCGACACGTCGCCGCCGGCCGCGGGTGCGCTTCGACTCGAGGCCTTCCATCCCATGGGCACCGCGCGAATGGACGCCGACCCCGGGGCCGGCGTGGTCGCCACCGACGGCGCCGTTCGCGGCGCCGACAGCCTCTACGTGGCGGACGGCAGCCTGCTGCCGAGCTCGATCGGCGTCAACCCGATGATGACCATCATCGCGATGGCGTCCCGAGTGTCGCGCCAACTGGCAGATCGCTTGAACTAG
- the gatC gene encoding Asp-tRNA(Asn)/Glu-tRNA(Gln) amidotransferase subunit GatC translates to MIDREQVLHVARLARLELTDEEVERMSGELTTILDHVERMNELELDGVEPTSHVVALENVLRADEPRPSWPRERILEPAPDPAEGAFRVPSPQA, encoded by the coding sequence ATGATCGATCGGGAGCAGGTCCTGCACGTGGCCCGGCTGGCCCGACTCGAGCTGACGGACGAGGAGGTCGAGCGCATGTCGGGCGAGCTGACCACGATCCTCGATCACGTTGAGCGCATGAACGAGCTCGAGCTCGACGGGGTGGAGCCCACCTCGCACGTGGTCGCCCTGGAGAACGTCCTGCGCGCCGACGAGCCGCGCCCGAGCTGGCCGCGTGAGCGAATCCTGGAGCCGGCGCCCGACCCAGCCGAGGGAGCGTTCCGCGTGCCCTCTCCGCAGGCGTGA
- the gatA gene encoding Asp-tRNA(Asn)/Glu-tRNA(Gln) amidotransferase subunit GatA — protein MSAEILELTVAEALRRIEAGELAADEYFDTYAGAAHDEELNAYLRVQRRSDEPRTTNEGADAALRGVPIAVKDIFCTEGIETTAGSRILEGYRPPYTATAVRRLADAGARLLGKTNMDEFAMGSSNENSGYGPVLNPWDRERVPGGSSGGSAAAVAGRAAPWAIGTDTGGSIRQPASLCGIVGLKPTYGAVSRYGMIAFASSLDQCGPLTRDVRDAALLLRATEGRDRCDSTSVGIEGGVTLPSRESLEGLRFGVPQELSAEAEGIEAGVSEVFGRTLTLIEELGGKVDECELPHAAHGLSAYYVLAPAEASANLARYDGVRFGPRADADGDLIAMYERTRAEGFGAEVKRRIMLGTYALSSGYYEAYYGRAQRVRTKIADDFRNAFERFDYLVTPTSPTVAFRLGERTADPLAMYLSDFCTVPMSLAGIPAISLPAGLAEPSGGGPKLPVGFQIAGPAFGESGLLDAAHALERAIGFDTRPPGVSS, from the coding sequence GTGAGCGCCGAGATCCTCGAGTTGACCGTCGCCGAGGCGCTGCGGCGAATCGAGGCCGGTGAGCTCGCGGCCGACGAGTACTTCGACACCTACGCCGGTGCCGCCCACGACGAGGAGCTCAACGCCTACCTTCGGGTCCAGCGCCGGAGCGACGAACCACGAACCACGAACGAGGGCGCCGACGCAGCGCTTCGCGGCGTGCCCATTGCGGTCAAGGACATCTTCTGCACGGAGGGGATCGAGACCACTGCGGGGTCGCGGATCCTGGAGGGCTACCGGCCGCCGTACACCGCCACCGCGGTGCGAAGGCTCGCCGACGCCGGAGCCCGGCTCCTCGGCAAGACGAACATGGACGAGTTCGCGATGGGCTCCTCGAACGAGAACTCGGGCTACGGCCCGGTGCTCAACCCCTGGGATCGCGAGCGGGTCCCGGGAGGGTCGTCAGGGGGCTCGGCGGCGGCGGTCGCGGGTCGGGCGGCGCCTTGGGCGATCGGCACCGACACCGGCGGCTCGATTCGCCAACCCGCGTCGCTCTGCGGGATCGTCGGCCTGAAACCAACCTACGGGGCCGTATCCCGCTACGGGATGATCGCCTTTGCCTCCTCGCTCGACCAGTGCGGCCCGTTGACCCGTGACGTCAGGGATGCGGCGCTTCTCTTGCGGGCCACCGAGGGCCGCGATCGGTGCGACTCGACCTCGGTCGGCATCGAGGGCGGCGTGACGCTGCCGTCGCGTGAAAGCCTCGAAGGGCTCCGCTTCGGTGTGCCGCAGGAGCTTTCCGCCGAGGCGGAGGGGATCGAGGCCGGCGTCTCCGAGGTCTTCGGCCGCACGCTTACGCTGATCGAGGAACTGGGCGGCAAGGTGGACGAGTGCGAGCTCCCTCACGCCGCCCACGGCCTGTCGGCCTACTACGTCCTGGCGCCGGCCGAGGCCTCGGCGAACCTCGCTCGCTACGACGGGGTGCGCTTCGGTCCTCGCGCGGACGCGGACGGCGACCTGATCGCGATGTACGAACGGACTCGCGCGGAGGGGTTCGGCGCCGAGGTCAAGCGGCGGATCATGCTCGGCACCTACGCGCTGTCCTCGGGCTACTACGAGGCCTACTACGGCCGCGCCCAGCGCGTTCGCACCAAGATCGCAGACGACTTCCGAAACGCGTTCGAGCGCTTCGACTACCTGGTGACGCCGACCTCGCCGACGGTGGCCTTCAGGCTCGGGGAGCGAACCGCCGATCCGCTGGCGATGTACTTGTCGGACTTCTGCACCGTGCCGATGTCGCTGGCTGGGATCCCCGCGATCTCCCTCCCCGCTGGGCTCGCCGAGCCCAGCGGGGGCGGCCCGAAGTTGCCTGTGGGCTTCCAGATAGCCGGCCCGGCCTTCGGCGAGTCCGGGCTCCTCGATGCCGCTCATGCGCTCGAGCGAGCCATCGGTTTCGACACCAGACCGCCGGGGGTGAGCTCTTGA
- the gatB gene encoding Asp-tRNA(Asn)/Glu-tRNA(Gln) amidotransferase subunit GatB, translating to MPEGYEGVIGLEIHVQLSTRTKMFCGCELSFGDEPNTHTCPICLGHPGTLPVTNEQAVRYALQIALALGCEPAARSIFHRKNYFYPDLPKGYQISQYDIPLASEGRLGDVRIHRVHLEEDAAKLIHLGESGRIHGSAASLVDFNRGGTPLVEIVTEPDLRSPTEAREWAQLMRTTVKQLGVSDVNMEEGSLRCDANVSVRRAGAEQLGTKTELKNMNSFRFLERGITAELERQASLLESGEQVEQETFHFDPRTGALTPLRSKEYAHDYRYFPEPDLVPLAPTEEMLRTARQALPELPAERRERYQAELGLPEVTARQLAFDAELGAYFERALNASRQGTVAEGPAPEPRTIANWVTGELVGRLREAGDGEVDPVSSKVSPEALAALAGMVESNQVTTGAARQVLATLVAEGGDPAEIVEREGLAQMSDAGELEAMVDRAIEAEPVAAEKVKAGNPKAIGPIVGAVMRETKGRADGGQVTRLIQQKLGLD from the coding sequence ATGCCGGAGGGGTACGAGGGGGTGATCGGGCTCGAGATCCACGTCCAGCTGTCGACGCGGACGAAGATGTTCTGCGGCTGCGAGCTCTCGTTTGGTGACGAGCCGAACACGCACACCTGCCCGATCTGCCTGGGGCATCCCGGGACCCTGCCGGTCACCAACGAGCAGGCGGTCCGCTACGCGCTCCAGATCGCTTTGGCGCTTGGCTGCGAGCCTGCCGCCCGCTCGATCTTCCACCGCAAGAACTACTTCTATCCGGACCTGCCGAAGGGCTACCAGATCAGCCAGTACGACATCCCGCTGGCGAGCGAGGGCCGACTGGGCGACGTGCGGATCCATCGCGTGCATCTGGAGGAGGACGCCGCGAAGCTGATCCACCTCGGCGAATCGGGCCGCATCCACGGCTCCGCCGCGTCGCTGGTGGACTTCAACCGCGGCGGCACGCCCTTGGTCGAGATCGTCACGGAGCCCGACCTGCGTAGCCCGACCGAGGCACGTGAGTGGGCACAGCTCATGCGGACCACGGTCAAGCAGCTGGGAGTCTCCGATGTGAACATGGAAGAGGGGAGCCTCCGCTGCGACGCCAACGTCTCGGTGCGGCGCGCCGGCGCCGAGCAGCTCGGGACGAAGACCGAGCTCAAGAACATGAACAGCTTTCGATTCCTAGAGCGGGGGATCACAGCCGAGCTGGAGCGCCAGGCGTCGTTGCTCGAGTCGGGGGAGCAGGTTGAGCAGGAGACGTTCCACTTCGATCCGCGAACGGGGGCGCTGACTCCGCTGCGCTCCAAGGAGTACGCGCACGACTACCGCTACTTCCCTGAGCCCGACCTCGTCCCGCTCGCCCCCACCGAGGAGATGCTGCGCACGGCAAGGCAAGCGCTTCCCGAGCTCCCGGCCGAGAGGCGCGAGCGCTACCAGGCCGAGCTCGGCCTGCCGGAGGTGACCGCCCGCCAGCTCGCCTTCGACGCGGAGCTGGGCGCTTACTTTGAGCGCGCTCTGAACGCTTCGCGTCAGGGCACGGTTGCGGAGGGTCCTGCGCCCGAGCCGAGGACGATCGCCAACTGGGTTACCGGCGAGCTCGTGGGCCGGTTGCGGGAGGCAGGGGATGGGGAGGTGGACCCGGTGAGCTCGAAGGTGTCGCCGGAGGCCCTGGCGGCCCTGGCCGGCATGGTCGAGTCGAACCAGGTGACTACGGGCGCCGCGCGGCAGGTGCTGGCAACCCTGGTCGCCGAGGGCGGGGACCCGGCCGAGATCGTGGAGCGCGAGGGCCTCGCCCAGATGTCCGATGCCGGCGAGCTCGAGGCCATGGTCGACCGTGCCATCGAGGCCGAGCCCGTCGCCGCGGAGAAGGTCAAAGCAGGCAACCCGAAGGCAATCGGCCCGATCGTCGGCGCGGTGATGCGGGAGACGAAGGGCAGAGCAGATGGCGGGCAGGTGACGCGGCTGATCCAGCAGAAGCTGGGCCTCGACTAG
- a CDS encoding NAD(P)/FAD-dependent oxidoreductase, giving the protein MAWNVVIAGGGFGGAYAARQLERLLPKQSARLMLVNDVNFLLYTPFLPEAAAGTLEPRHVVTPLRDMLKRTFLRLGAVTEHDPAARTVRIRDHQGETEEQRYDQLVLSLGSVSRLLPIPGLEHAIGFKSLADAIWLRNHVIETLEAANASEDSERRQELLTYVFVGGGYAGLEALAELQDFAADAMDSYPRARLQGMRWILVEATDRVLPEIDLRLAEYAARELRSRGIDIRLGTRLEAVEPDAVTLSTGERIPTRTMVWTTGVAPHPSLAELSVPLNEHGRVRVDEYMRVEGMQGVWAIGDCAAVPDPSAGMTRPSPPTAQHAIRQGRAVAHNVAAELGIGKARPFRYRNKGAFVNLGRYKAVGRLGRFTFSGFPAWWLARTYHMSQIPGTARKIRAVVDWTVGLPFRRDVAEVGSIGHPRPLRVEEYARGGSHRPVS; this is encoded by the coding sequence GTGGCGTGGAATGTGGTCATTGCCGGCGGTGGGTTTGGCGGCGCGTACGCCGCGCGCCAGCTCGAGCGGCTGCTCCCGAAGCAGTCCGCTCGCCTGATGCTGGTCAACGACGTCAACTTCCTGCTCTACACGCCGTTCCTGCCCGAAGCTGCGGCGGGCACCCTGGAGCCGCGCCATGTGGTGACGCCGCTTCGGGACATGCTGAAGCGCACGTTCCTGCGCCTGGGGGCGGTCACCGAGCACGACCCGGCGGCGCGAACGGTTCGCATCCGTGATCACCAGGGCGAAACCGAGGAGCAGCGCTACGACCAGCTGGTCCTGTCTCTGGGGTCGGTGTCGCGACTCCTGCCCATCCCGGGCTTGGAGCACGCGATCGGGTTCAAGAGCCTCGCCGACGCCATCTGGCTCCGAAACCACGTGATCGAGACGCTCGAGGCCGCGAACGCCAGCGAGGATTCGGAGCGACGCCAGGAGCTCCTCACCTACGTATTCGTGGGCGGGGGCTATGCGGGCCTGGAAGCGCTCGCCGAGCTCCAGGACTTCGCCGCCGACGCGATGGACTCCTACCCTCGCGCGCGGCTTCAGGGAATGCGCTGGATCCTGGTCGAGGCGACCGACCGCGTTCTGCCCGAGATCGACCTGAGGCTCGCCGAGTACGCGGCACGAGAGCTTCGCAGCCGCGGCATCGACATCCGTCTGGGGACGCGTCTCGAGGCGGTGGAGCCGGACGCCGTTACGCTCTCGACCGGGGAGCGAATTCCCACCCGGACCATGGTCTGGACCACGGGGGTTGCGCCGCATCCCAGCCTCGCCGAGCTGAGCGTGCCGCTGAACGAGCACGGGCGGGTGCGGGTCGACGAGTACATGCGGGTTGAGGGCATGCAGGGCGTCTGGGCGATCGGGGACTGCGCCGCTGTCCCGGATCCCTCTGCCGGGATGACCCGACCGTCGCCTCCGACCGCTCAGCACGCCATCCGCCAGGGCCGGGCTGTTGCGCACAACGTGGCCGCCGAGCTCGGCATCGGCAAGGCAAGGCCGTTCCGGTATCGCAACAAGGGCGCGTTCGTCAACCTGGGTCGCTACAAGGCGGTGGGTCGGCTGGGACGGTTCACCTTCTCGGGGTTCCCGGCCTGGTGGCTGGCCCGCACGTACCACATGAGCCAGATCCCGGGCACCGCGCGCAAGATCCGCGCCGTGGTCGACTGGACGGTCGGCCTGCCGTTCCGCCGAGACGTCGCCGAGGTCGGCTCGATCGGCCACCCGCGACCGCTTCGCGTCGAGGAGTACGCGCGCGGCGGCAGCCATCGGCCGGTCTCCTGA
- a CDS encoding glycosyltransferase family 2 protein, which yields MTSPADVFPPELTALRAAGLVIAALVAAFAIWRRRSLRNVDVLILLLVALGLAIVAGTDLLDAILSAFSFKRENGTRIVGVAVIAILILFVLVVRALSQGSRITRELSAVLEGFAWEQFSEAGYPERFRDKIGVLIPAYNEADSIGYVLDRIPAEVCGLQTATLVVDDGSRDGTADIAAQRGAAIARHLINRGGGAALRTGYRLLADSGATIVVTLDADGQHLPSEMDRLVQPVVSGEVAVAHGSRVLGRAEPNHYAREMGIVVFNRVVSLITRTKVSDCSNGYRAVRSDVLPQLVLRQEQFHTSEFLIEALRRDIPAKEVPVTVARRMHGHSKKPAVVRYGLGFANAIVRTWLR from the coding sequence ATGACCTCGCCAGCGGACGTCTTCCCGCCCGAGTTGACGGCGCTGCGCGCCGCCGGCCTGGTGATCGCCGCGCTCGTGGCAGCCTTCGCGATCTGGCGGAGGCGCTCCCTGCGCAACGTCGACGTCCTGATCCTGCTGCTGGTCGCCCTTGGACTGGCGATCGTGGCCGGCACGGACCTTCTGGACGCGATCCTCAGCGCCTTCTCGTTCAAGCGCGAGAACGGGACCCGGATCGTGGGCGTGGCCGTGATCGCCATCCTCATCCTGTTCGTACTGGTGGTTCGCGCCCTGTCACAGGGCTCGCGGATCACCCGTGAGCTCTCGGCGGTGCTCGAGGGATTCGCGTGGGAACAGTTCTCGGAAGCCGGCTATCCGGAGCGATTCCGCGACAAGATCGGCGTCCTGATCCCGGCCTACAACGAGGCCGACAGCATCGGTTACGTCCTCGACCGGATTCCGGCCGAGGTCTGTGGGCTCCAGACCGCCACCCTGGTCGTCGACGACGGCTCCCGCGATGGCACCGCGGACATCGCCGCGCAGCGAGGGGCGGCGATCGCCCGGCACCTGATCAACCGCGGAGGCGGCGCGGCGCTGCGCACCGGCTACCGCCTCCTCGCCGACTCGGGCGCCACCATCGTGGTCACCTTGGACGCGGACGGGCAGCACCTGCCGTCCGAGATGGACCGCCTGGTTCAACCGGTCGTCTCCGGCGAGGTGGCGGTCGCCCACGGCTCGCGCGTGCTGGGCAGGGCGGAGCCGAACCACTATGCCCGCGAGATGGGGATCGTCGTCTTCAACCGGGTCGTCTCGCTGATCACGCGCACCAAGGTGAGCGACTGCTCCAACGGCTACCGCGCGGTGCGCTCCGACGTCCTGCCACAGCTCGTGCTGCGCCAGGAGCAGTTCCATACCTCCGAGTTCCTGATCGAGGCGCTCAGGCGAGACATCCCTGCCAAGGAGGTCCCGGTGACGGTCGCGCGGCGCATGCACGGCCATTCGAAGAAGCCGGCGGTGGTGCGCTACGGGCTCGGCTTCGCGAACGCGATCGTTCGCACGTGGCTCAGGTAG
- a CDS encoding NAD-dependent epimerase/dehydratase family protein: MRVLILGGDGYLGWPTAMRFSARGHEVAVVDNFSRRRWHVQHATGSLTPICSLVDRVEAWNQVSGNEIGVFVGSIEDGDFVDRVIAETLPETIIHYGEQPSAPYSMKSRAAAVETQYTNVIGTLELLFSIRDRVPDCHLVKLGTMGEYGTPNIDIEEGFLEIEHKGRRDTLPFPKMPGSLYHLSKVHDSHNIHFACRIWGLRATDLNQGVVYGIETEESARDERLITRFDYDEYFGTVLNRFCVQAVIGHPLTVYGEGGQTRGFLNIRDTLQCVELAASNPGELGEFRVFNQFTEQFSVSQLAELVKRTGEELGYPVEVRAFPNPRIEAERHYYNATNTKLIDLGLKPHLLGEELVRSMLRIIERYKGRVIERAILPTTRWKPGELMGEVEAAERPS, encoded by the coding sequence ATGCGAGTCCTGATCCTCGGAGGTGACGGGTACCTTGGGTGGCCCACCGCGATGCGGTTCTCGGCTCGCGGCCACGAAGTCGCCGTGGTGGACAACTTCTCCAGACGGCGGTGGCACGTCCAGCACGCGACCGGATCGCTGACTCCCATTTGCTCCCTGGTCGACCGGGTCGAGGCCTGGAACCAGGTGAGCGGCAACGAGATCGGCGTCTTCGTGGGGTCGATCGAGGACGGCGACTTCGTCGACCGGGTGATCGCAGAGACCCTGCCCGAGACGATCATCCACTACGGCGAGCAGCCTTCGGCGCCCTACTCGATGAAGTCCCGTGCGGCCGCGGTCGAAACCCAGTACACGAACGTCATCGGAACCCTGGAGCTCTTGTTCTCGATCCGCGACCGGGTGCCCGATTGCCACCTGGTCAAGCTCGGCACCATGGGCGAGTACGGGACCCCGAACATCGACATCGAGGAGGGGTTCCTAGAGATCGAGCACAAGGGTCGCCGGGACACGCTTCCGTTTCCGAAGATGCCCGGCTCGCTCTATCACCTGTCCAAGGTTCACGACTCGCACAACATCCACTTCGCCTGCCGGATCTGGGGCCTACGAGCCACCGACCTCAACCAGGGCGTGGTCTACGGGATCGAGACGGAGGAATCCGCCCGGGACGAGCGCCTGATCACGCGTTTTGACTACGACGAGTACTTCGGCACCGTGCTCAACCGTTTCTGCGTCCAGGCGGTGATCGGTCACCCACTCACCGTCTATGGCGAGGGCGGACAGACCCGTGGCTTCCTGAACATCCGCGACACGCTCCAGTGCGTCGAGCTGGCGGCCTCCAATCCCGGCGAGCTGGGCGAGTTCCGGGTCTTCAACCAGTTCACGGAGCAGTTCTCGGTTTCCCAGCTGGCCGAGCTCGTGAAGCGAACCGGGGAGGAGCTCGGCTATCCAGTCGAGGTGCGCGCGTTTCCGAACCCGCGGATCGAGGCCGAGCGCCACTACTACAACGCCACCAATACGAAGCTGATCGACCTCGGGCTGAAGCCCCACCTTCTCGGTGAGGAGCTGGTCCGCTCGATGCTGCGGATCATCGAGCGGTACAAGGGCCGGGTAATCGAGCGCGCGATCCTGCCGACCACGCGCTGGAAGCCGGGAGAGCTGATGGGTGAGGTCGAAGCCGCGGAACGGCCCTCCTGA
- the ilvB gene encoding biosynthetic-type acetolactate synthase large subunit, with protein sequence MRAADAMCEALKAEGVEHVFGIPGGANLPTYDALYDAELIHIQSRHEQGAGHAAEGYAKASGRVGVAFATSGPGATNLVTAIADAMMDSVPTVFITGQVRTELIGTDGFQEADVTGITLPIVKHSFLVTDPRQIPTYIHQAFHIASTGRPGPVLVDVPQDLSRADIEYEPAQGAPDLPGYKPTTEGNIKQIRLAAKALANARRPVIYGGGGIINANASEEFRRFCLSDRLPVTLTVMGLGAFPAPHEQWLGMLGMHGTRTANYAMDNADLIVAVGARFDDRITGKLAEFAPRAKFVHIDIDPAEISKNVPAHIPIVGDAADVLPKLVGEYERLGPDPERLDAWWKQIDAWQEEYPLGYEDSEDAEIKPQRMIEALYKVTEGDAIITSDVGQHQMWCAQYYNFSEPRRWINSGGLGTMGFGLPAAIGAKVAKPDETVVCLAGDGSLVMVCQEFATAAVHDIPVKVFLMNNGYMGMVRQWQELFWDGRYKSVEMGDSPDWVKLAEAFGWTGMRCTDKNEVEDAMKAALDAEGPVLLDVQVTKTENCFPMIPAGAAARDMVG encoded by the coding sequence ATGCGGGCAGCGGATGCAATGTGTGAAGCGCTCAAGGCCGAAGGGGTCGAGCACGTATTCGGCATCCCGGGCGGCGCCAACCTGCCCACCTACGACGCCCTGTACGACGCAGAGCTGATCCACATCCAGTCGCGTCACGAGCAGGGGGCCGGACACGCGGCGGAGGGTTACGCGAAGGCCTCCGGTCGGGTGGGCGTTGCCTTCGCCACCTCGGGTCCGGGTGCGACCAACCTGGTGACGGCGATCGCCGACGCGATGATGGACTCGGTGCCGACCGTATTCATCACGGGCCAGGTGCGCACCGAGCTGATCGGCACAGACGGCTTTCAGGAGGCTGACGTCACCGGGATCACGTTGCCGATCGTCAAACACTCCTTCCTGGTCACCGACCCGCGACAGATTCCCACCTACATACACCAGGCCTTCCACATCGCCTCCACCGGGCGCCCGGGCCCGGTGCTCGTCGACGTGCCGCAGGACCTCTCGCGGGCGGACATCGAGTACGAGCCGGCCCAGGGGGCTCCCGACCTGCCGGGCTACAAGCCGACCACCGAGGGCAACATCAAGCAGATCCGGCTGGCCGCGAAGGCCCTTGCCAACGCCCGCCGCCCTGTGATCTACGGCGGCGGCGGGATCATCAACGCGAACGCCTCCGAGGAGTTCCGCCGTTTCTGCCTCTCGGACAGGCTCCCGGTGACGCTCACCGTGATGGGCCTGGGCGCCTTCCCGGCGCCGCACGAGCAGTGGCTGGGCATGCTCGGCATGCACGGCACGCGAACGGCGAACTACGCGATGGACAACGCCGACCTCATCGTCGCCGTCGGGGCGCGTTTCGACGATCGGATCACCGGAAAGCTCGCCGAGTTCGCCCCGCGCGCCAAGTTCGTCCATATCGACATCGACCCGGCGGAGATCTCCAAGAACGTCCCGGCCCACATCCCGATCGTCGGCGATGCAGCCGACGTGCTGCCCAAGCTGGTCGGCGAATACGAGCGCTTGGGCCCCGACCCGGAGCGTCTTGATGCGTGGTGGAAGCAGATCGACGCCTGGCAGGAGGAGTATCCGCTCGGCTACGAGGACTCGGAGGATGCGGAGATCAAGCCGCAGCGGATGATCGAGGCCCTCTACAAGGTCACCGAGGGCGACGCGATCATCACCTCCGACGTCGGTCAGCACCAGATGTGGTGCGCCCAGTACTACAACTTCTCGGAGCCGCGCCGCTGGATCAACTCTGGCGGCCTGGGGACGATGGGCTTCGGCCTGCCCGCAGCGATCGGCGCCAAGGTGGCCAAGCCCGACGAGACGGTGGTCTGTCTGGCCGGGGACGGCAGCCTGGTGATGGTCTGCCAGGAGTTTGCGACCGCCGCCGTTCACGACATCCCGGTCAAGGTCTTCCTGATGAACAACGGCTACATGGGGATGGTCCGCCAGTGGCAGGAGCTGTTCTGGGACGGCCGCTACAAGTCGGTGGAGATGGGGGACAGCCCCGACTGGGTGAAGTTGGCCGAGGCGTTCGGTTGGACCGGGATGCGCTGCACGGACAAGAACGAGGTCGAGGACGCGATGAAGGCCGCGCTCGACGCGGAAGGCCCGGTGCTGCTCGACGTGCAGGTGACGAAGACCGAGAACTGCTTCCCGATGATCCCCGCCGGCGCTGCGGCGCGGGACATGGTGGGGTAG